TGACTCCTTGTTCAGTTTGTGTGCGTGGCTTTGGCGCGatggcgtctctcgcgtgttgTTTGTCGGCGAATCCCCTCGCTGCGTTGGCCGCAGGTTGTTGGGGGCGGTGCGCCGGAAAGAAGTCGGCCAGCGCTCAAGACGCCTCGGGGCCTGACGTCGTTCGTCTGTGCACCTGCTCCAAGTCCCTCTCCGGCAGCTTCGCGAAGCAGGCCTCGGGCTTGTCCGTCTACGCGGACCGGGGATCAGGTGGGGAATCGAGGCCTGGCTTTCTCCGGAAATTCAGCGGTCCAGTGGTGTCAAAGGGCGACAGCAGCCTCGAGGACGGCGCGGAGGAAAGTGGAGCCAAGTCGTCGCGATCCAGCGACAGAAAGCATCGCGCCTTGCCGCGCGCGGACTCGGACGATGTCGAGATGGGCGCGGGGGAGTCGGGCGCGGGagcagacacagaggaaaactTGGAAAGTTGTGTGGAACCGGTGCCTGGACGCCGGAACGTCTGTCCGACCTGCGGAGGCGTTGTCGCGTCTCCCGGCGAGACCTTGATTCTTGTTCCGCCCCTGGAggtcgacgaagaggacagcGTCGCTGAGCAGCGACGCAAGAAGACTTGCCAGGAATCGTGTTTCGATCGCCTGGAACACATCAATCCAGTGAACCTGCTCCGCTTCGCAGCTCGGGTTCGTCGCCATGTCGGAagtcctttcttccttctcctcctctctgtgtttggCGGCGTGCGCGGGATCTTGTACGGCCTCACGCACCGCTCCCTGCTTCCCTACTTGAAGAGTATCGACCAAGACGCAGCAACGTACCAAGGCATAGACGCCCTCGGAACCGTCATCTGGGGCATGATGGGTGTGGTCGGTACCATCAGCGACTCAGTTCCCCTGGGCGGGTACCACAAGCGCTACTACATGCTCATCGCGAACGTCGTCGGAGTGTGTGGGGTCACGCTGCTCGCCACGTGTCCCGCGCACCTGGTTGCGCAGAACGTGTGGATCGTCGGGTTGGCCATGTTCCTCATCTGTACGCAGATGAGCACCTTGGTTCTCATGTGTTCCGGCAAGTACAGCGAAATGATGGAGAAGAATCCGGAAATGAAGGCGGACATTGTGACATTTGTCTTCATGTGTTGGATGGTCGGGAACCTCATCGGAACGTCAATTGTGGGTCCCATCTCGGACGCCGTGGGGACGCAGCCGCTGTACTACCTGGCTCTGCCCATTGCGGCCCAGTCCGTGGTGCCGATCGTCCTGGGTTTCCTTCCCGAGGAAAAGGTTCAGTTCCGGATTCTGACGAACAAACTGTTGGGACACAAACGGTTCTTCCTCATGGCTTTGGCCATCGGAGTGGCGGCGACTGGCGTCGTCGTCATCACCATTGCGTTCCCCGGTTCGAGCGCCGTCATGATTCCGTACTGCAGCCtggtttccgtcttcctcattgctctctgtctgttctgtctccctcccaAACTCGCCAAGTGCAACCTGTATCTCTTCCTCTGGGGCCTAGTCaacgtctccgtctccggcgccctCGACTTCTTCTACACAGCGAGCCCAAAGTGCCTTCCCGATGGCCCTCACTTTGACTACACATACTACGCGACCTACATCTCCGTCGCAGGCGCTCTGGCGAACTGGGCGGGCATCTGGGTGTTCCACTCGTTCTTGGCGGACTGGACCTTCCGGCACGTCTTCTGGTTGTCGATTGCCGTGCGCGCtgtcgcgtcgctcttcgaCTACGTCATGGTGCTTCGGCTCAATCTGTACATTGGCATTCCTGACAAGTTCATGTATCTTTTCGGCGATGCCATCATCCTCAACTTGGTCAACACGCTGAACCACATGCCCGGATACATTCTGACCTCTCGCCTGTGTCCGACGGGGCTGGAGAGCACGGCGTACGCCGTGATGGACGGCATGTCACATCTGGGTTGGAATTTCTCCAAGCAGTTTGGTGTCTTCGCGACGGAGCTGGCAGGCATTGCGACGGGCGAAAACAGCCCGGGAGGCTGTGACTTCAACAACCTCGGGAACCTCGCTCTCATTACTCAGGTCGCACTTCCGCTCCTCGCAATTCCcctgtccttcctcctcctcccgAACTCTCCAATGTCTGAGCGCGTTCGACAGGACCTCGACGAAAATGTGGAGGCCGACAAGACGGATGAAGGGAAGGGGAACCTCGAGCTGAAGGACAGAGGAATTAGCGAGAGCACCAAGTGCTCCGCCATGGACCGGGGCAGCACCACGACCAGTGTCGCCGAAACGGTGACGCCACTGacaggtgtatgtacaccgggAGGCACGAGTGCTGTGAGCGACGTTGACGACGGTGTATCTCTGGAAGTCGACGATGATCTGTTTTTCAAGCCGGCCGGCGGGGACGGGTCGCAAGATGACGTGGAAGCGCCAGAAAGAAGTTACCTCGGCTCCGAGAGGAGGATGCGACTGGTTCGAATAAAGCGGACGGACGCAGACATGAGCGACACGTCCCAGATGTCTTCGGAGATAGAGCCGGCTGGCCACGCCGGAGAGACTGAGGCACTCCGGGCTCCAGCTGGCGACGGGTGTGGCCTCCCAGAAGGTGGACGGTGGTCCCGCGGCGAGTTGGAGTACCCGAGTTGGGACCGGCCGCAGCGGTCGGGTTCGAGTCACCGGGTGGTGTCCCCCTTCCCACACGTGCGTTCTGGGTTAGGTTCCTCGCGTGCAACGCggggcgacgagggaggTGACGGGAATGGGTACATCAAAATGCGTcccgagagggagagccgTGGAAGCGTCAGTCGCGCGTTCCACATGGTGTCGAGTAGTCCCAGCTCTCCGGCCGGCGATGACGCTGTGCGGGCGA
The sequence above is a segment of the Neospora caninum Liverpool complete genome, chromosome IX genome. Coding sequences within it:
- a CDS encoding putative BT1 transmembrane domain-containing protein, encoding MASLACCLSANPLAALAAGCWGRCAGKKSASAQDASGPDVVRLCTCSKSLSGSFAKQASGLSVYADRGSGGESRPGFLRKFSGPVVSKGDSSLEDGAEESGAKSSRSSDRKHRALPRADSDDVEMGAGESGAGADTEENLESCVEPVPGRRNVCPTCGGVVASPGETLILVPPLEVDEEDSVAEQRRKKTCQESCFDRLEHINPVNLLRFAARVRRHVGSPFFLLLLSVFGGVRGILYGLTHRSLLPYLKSIDQDAATYQGIDALGTVIWGMMGVVGTISDSVPLGGYHKRYYMLIANVVGVCGVTLLATCPAHLVAQNVWIVGLAMFLICTQMSTLVLMCSGKYSEMMEKNPEMKADIVTFVFMCWMVGNLIGTSIVGPISDAVGTQPLYYLALPIAAQSVVPIVLGFLPEEKVQFRILTNKLLGHKRFFLMALAIGVAATGVVVITIAFPGSSAVMIPYCSLVSVFLIALCLFCLPPKLAKCNLYLFLWGLVNVSVSGALDFFYTASPKCLPDGPHFDYTYYATYISVAGALANWAGIWVFHSFLADWTFRHVFWLSIAVRAVASLFDYVMVLRLNLYIGIPDKFMYLFGDAIILNLVNTLNHMPGYILTSRLCPTGLESTAYAVMDGMSHLGWNFSKQFGVFATELAGIATGENSPGGCDFNNLGNLALITQVALPLLAIPLSFLLLPNSPMSERVRQDLDENVEADKTDEGKGNLELKDRGISESTKCSAMDRGSTTTSVAETVTPLTGVCTPGGTSAVSDVDDGVSLEVDDDLFFKPAGGDGSQDDVEAPERSYLGSERRMRLVRIKRTDADMSDTSQMSSEIEPAGHAGETEALRAPAGDGCGLPEGGRWSRGELEYPSWDRPQRSGSSHRVVSPFPHVRSGLGSSRATRGDEGGDGNGYIKMRPERESRGSVSRAFHMVSSSPSSPAGDDAVRARPQPGPNSQSAFACGAQRSDHSESVEETGEGTIPLGLRHGSYFLAKGGILDYACDHEVGAESPTNGSLARLQ